One genomic segment of Amycolatopsis sp. WQ 127309 includes these proteins:
- a CDS encoding CdaR family transcriptional regulator: MAEPTTRRVPKHHGLSAKTLRRLEHASGSLASASIAVMEQRLPWFARLPADQRASVLLITQAGAAGFVGWLRDSKEALKLTTEAFRDAPAELSRWVSLRQAVGMVRLAIEVFEEQLPDFAANEAERAALIEGILRYGREIAFAAANSYAAAAEARGAWDARLEALVVDGIVRGDAEESVLSRATALGWDPTAAATVLVGNPPSEDPPTVVFEVRSRAARVGRPVLLSVQGSRLVVVIGGATEGGVKEREILGRMAVAFADGPVVAGPTVPTLAEAHHSATEALSGLRAVVGWPGAPRPVRSADLLPERALSGDAEAERLLVDTIARPLEEAGPTLQRTVEAYLESGGVLETCAKTLFVHPNTVRYRLRKAADLTGCQPTDPRDALVLRIALAVGRLARARGLW, from the coding sequence ATGGCCGAACCCACCACACGGCGTGTGCCGAAGCACCACGGACTGTCCGCGAAGACGCTCCGGCGGCTGGAGCACGCGTCCGGCAGCCTGGCGAGCGCCAGCATCGCCGTCATGGAACAGCGGTTGCCGTGGTTCGCCCGGCTGCCCGCCGACCAGCGCGCGAGCGTCCTGCTGATCACCCAGGCCGGCGCGGCGGGGTTCGTCGGCTGGCTGCGGGACTCCAAAGAGGCCTTGAAGCTCACGACCGAGGCGTTCCGCGACGCGCCGGCGGAGCTGTCGCGGTGGGTCAGCCTGCGCCAGGCCGTCGGCATGGTCCGGCTCGCCATCGAGGTTTTCGAGGAACAGCTGCCGGACTTCGCGGCGAACGAGGCCGAGCGGGCCGCGCTGATCGAGGGAATCCTGCGCTACGGCCGGGAAATCGCCTTCGCCGCGGCCAACTCCTACGCCGCCGCGGCCGAGGCGCGCGGCGCGTGGGACGCCCGGCTGGAGGCCCTGGTCGTCGACGGCATCGTCCGCGGCGACGCCGAAGAGTCCGTTCTCTCGCGCGCGACGGCGCTGGGCTGGGACCCGACCGCCGCGGCGACGGTCCTGGTGGGCAACCCGCCGTCGGAGGACCCGCCGACGGTCGTGTTCGAGGTCCGCAGCCGCGCCGCTCGTGTGGGGCGGCCGGTGCTGCTGTCCGTGCAGGGCTCGCGGCTGGTGGTCGTCATCGGCGGCGCGACCGAGGGCGGGGTGAAGGAACGCGAGATCCTCGGCCGGATGGCGGTGGCCTTCGCCGACGGCCCGGTGGTGGCCGGCCCGACGGTCCCGACGCTCGCGGAGGCGCACCACAGCGCGACGGAGGCGTTGTCCGGCCTGCGGGCGGTGGTCGGCTGGCCGGGCGCGCCCCGCCCGGTGCGCTCGGCGGACCTCCTCCCGGAACGCGCGCTCTCGGGCGACGCCGAAGCCGAGCGGCTGCTGGTCGACACCATCGCCCGCCCGCTGGAGGAGGCCGGCCCGACGCTGCAGCGCACGGTGGAGGCCTACCTCGAGAGCGGCGGCGTGCTGGAGACGTGCGCGAAGACGCTGTTCGTCCACCCGAACACGGTCCGCTACCGCCTCCGCAAGGCGGCGGACCTGACGGGCTGCCAGCCGACCGACCCCCGGGACGCGCTGGTGCTGCGGATCGCGCTGGCGGTGGGCCGGCTGGCCCGCGCCCGCGGCCTCTGGTGA
- a CDS encoding ABC transporter ATP-binding protein, translated as MTGLEIDAISKRYGDVVALREMTFDVRPGELFGFVGSNGAGKTTTMRIALGVLSADAGEVRYAGEPVTHETRRHIGYMPEERGLYPKMKVGEQLTYLARLHGMSASDAKTSAEKWTERLGVAARRDDEVQKLSLGNQQRVQLAAALVHEPRILVLDEPFSGLDPVAVDVMSQVLKEKAGDGVPVVFSSHQLDLVERLCDRVGIVRSGQMVEVGTVEELRSGGAVRLRVDVPGAGDGWADGLAGVKVLGRKGTATELELADGADDQAVLRAALATGPVREFAREQPTLADLFRSVVTTEEVPA; from the coding sequence ATGACCGGTCTAGAGATCGACGCGATCTCCAAACGCTACGGCGACGTGGTCGCTTTGCGCGAAATGACGTTCGACGTCCGGCCGGGCGAGTTGTTCGGCTTCGTCGGCAGCAACGGCGCCGGGAAGACGACGACCATGCGCATCGCGCTGGGCGTCCTTTCCGCCGACGCCGGCGAAGTGCGTTACGCGGGCGAGCCCGTGACGCACGAAACGCGCCGCCACATCGGTTACATGCCCGAGGAACGCGGGCTGTACCCGAAGATGAAGGTGGGGGAGCAGCTCACGTACCTGGCCCGGCTGCACGGGATGTCCGCGTCCGACGCCAAGACGTCGGCGGAGAAGTGGACGGAACGGCTGGGCGTGGCCGCGCGCCGCGACGACGAGGTGCAGAAGCTCAGCCTCGGCAACCAGCAGCGCGTCCAGCTGGCCGCCGCGCTGGTGCACGAGCCGCGGATCCTGGTGCTCGACGAGCCGTTCTCCGGCCTCGACCCGGTCGCGGTCGACGTGATGAGCCAGGTGCTCAAGGAGAAGGCCGGCGACGGCGTGCCGGTCGTGTTCTCCAGCCACCAGCTCGACCTGGTGGAGCGGCTCTGCGACCGGGTCGGCATCGTCCGGAGTGGACAGATGGTGGAGGTCGGCACGGTCGAAGAGCTGCGTTCCGGCGGTGCGGTGCGGCTGCGCGTCGACGTGCCCGGAGCCGGTGACGGCTGGGCCGACGGCCTCGCCGGCGTCAAGGTGCTCGGCCGGAAGGGCACCGCGACCGAGCTGGAGCTGGCCGACGGCGCGGACGACCAGGCCGTGCTCCGGGCCGCGCTGGCCACCGGGCCGGTGCGCGAGTTCGCCCGCGAGCAGCCGACGCTGGCCGACCTGTTCCGTTCCGTCGTGACGACCGAGGAGGTCCCCGCATGA
- a CDS encoding ABC transporter permease — protein sequence MSTPVPDVRMSAAGAVGLVASREIGTRVRSKAYRVTTVVMLLLIVVGIVVIKLISGGGGADATIGYTPATAGFSAPLQATGKAVDQSIDVTQVADEAAGRAKLADGSIDALLTGDGKSVHVQVKKDLDGKLANVLQLLSRQVALDQQITTLGGNPAQFEATVSAAKFVEDPPLEEPYDYNGQQLVLGIVAGILIYLSLMINGQSVAQGVVEEKTSRVVELLLSTIKPWQLMAGKVLGIGVVGLIQMVVIGAGGVIAGLATGVLTVSVSAAVGTVVWLIVWYLLGFFMYSIVFAALGALVSRQEDVGGAVMPALMFVIAGYVVGISVLPSDPGNTFAEVLSVIPVFAPTLMPMRLAMGGVPVWEAVLSVGLVVLMIPVLIWLAARIYRNAVMRSGAKVKLRDALRAA from the coding sequence ATGAGTACCCCGGTTCCGGACGTCCGGATGAGCGCGGCGGGCGCCGTCGGGCTGGTCGCCTCGCGCGAGATCGGCACCCGCGTCCGCTCCAAGGCCTACCGCGTCACCACCGTCGTGATGCTGCTGCTGATCGTCGTCGGCATCGTCGTGATCAAGCTGATCTCGGGCGGCGGGGGCGCCGACGCGACGATCGGCTACACCCCGGCCACCGCCGGGTTCAGCGCGCCGCTGCAGGCGACCGGCAAGGCCGTCGACCAGAGCATCGACGTCACCCAGGTCGCCGACGAGGCCGCCGGGCGCGCGAAGCTGGCCGACGGCTCGATCGACGCGCTGCTCACCGGCGACGGCAAGAGCGTGCACGTCCAGGTGAAGAAGGACCTCGACGGCAAGCTCGCGAACGTGCTGCAGCTGCTGTCCCGCCAGGTCGCGCTCGACCAGCAGATCACCACGCTCGGCGGCAACCCGGCCCAGTTCGAGGCCACCGTCTCGGCCGCGAAGTTCGTCGAGGACCCGCCGCTGGAGGAGCCGTACGACTACAACGGCCAGCAGCTGGTGCTCGGCATCGTCGCCGGCATCCTGATCTACCTCTCGCTGATGATCAACGGCCAGAGCGTCGCCCAGGGTGTCGTCGAGGAGAAGACGTCCCGCGTCGTCGAGCTGCTGCTCTCGACGATCAAGCCGTGGCAGCTGATGGCCGGGAAGGTGCTCGGCATCGGGGTGGTCGGGCTGATCCAGATGGTCGTCATCGGGGCCGGCGGGGTGATCGCCGGCTTGGCCACGGGCGTGCTCACGGTGTCCGTTTCGGCGGCCGTCGGCACGGTCGTCTGGCTGATCGTCTGGTACCTGCTCGGGTTCTTCATGTACTCGATCGTGTTCGCCGCGCTGGGTGCGCTGGTGTCCCGGCAGGAGGACGTCGGCGGTGCGGTGATGCCGGCGCTGATGTTCGTGATCGCCGGGTACGTGGTGGGGATTTCCGTGCTGCCGTCGGATCCGGGCAACACGTTCGCCGAAGTGCTTTCGGTGATCCCGGTGTTCGCGCCGACGCTGATGCCGATGCGGCTGGCGATGGGCGGGGTGCCGGTGTGGGAAGCCGTGTTGTCGGTGGGGCTGGTGGTGCTGATGATCCCGGTACTGATCTGGCTCGCCGCGCGGATCTACCGCAACGCCGTCATGCGCAGTGGCGCGAAGGTGAAACTGCGGGACGCGCTGCGCGCCGCCTGA
- a CDS encoding L-lactate permease, whose product MFVQDVTPLGSLGLSALVAVLPLATVLVLLGVVRMKAHHAALIGLLVALVVGIAAFGMPIVQAVSGALSGAAFGLWPIMWIVVNALWIYRLTVRTGHFDVLRRSFGRISDDPRIQALIIAFCFGALMEALAGFGAPVAISAVMLVAVGFHPVKAAVVALVANTAPVAFGAMGTPVVTLAQVTGLPLEQVSSIVGRQTPLLALVVPLLLVIIVDGKRGLRDTWLPALVCGVAFGLVQFLASNYVSPQLADIGAALAGAAALVALPQTRRPVPEAVRVGLGGTTTTEAPPEDARGDVVKAYLPYALIIVIFSLAVLPPIKKLLDKATWKFRWPGLNVAAPNGKPVSGNTFSLPFLNTGGTLVLIAGIITAAVLAVSASGAVSEWLATVKELRFAILTVTSVLALAYVMNLSGQTSTIGTFIAAAGAALAFLSPVLGWFGVAVSGSDTSANALFGALQVTAAHQTGLPADLLAAANSSGGVLGKMVSPQNLTIACVAANLPGEEGKLLRKVLPWSLGLLLVMCLIVWGQSTPVLSWMLP is encoded by the coding sequence GTGTTCGTGCAAGACGTGACTCCCCTCGGCTCGCTGGGCCTGTCGGCGCTCGTCGCCGTGCTGCCCCTGGCCACCGTGCTCGTCCTCCTCGGCGTCGTCCGGATGAAGGCGCACCACGCCGCCCTGATCGGGCTGCTCGTCGCGCTCGTCGTCGGGATCGCCGCGTTCGGGATGCCGATCGTCCAGGCCGTCTCCGGCGCGCTGTCCGGCGCCGCGTTCGGCCTGTGGCCGATCATGTGGATCGTCGTCAACGCGCTGTGGATCTACCGGCTCACCGTGCGGACCGGGCACTTCGACGTGCTGCGCCGCTCGTTCGGCCGGATCTCCGACGACCCGCGCATCCAGGCGCTGATCATCGCGTTCTGCTTCGGCGCGCTGATGGAGGCCCTCGCGGGCTTCGGCGCGCCCGTCGCGATCAGCGCCGTGATGCTGGTGGCCGTCGGCTTCCACCCGGTGAAAGCCGCGGTCGTCGCGCTGGTCGCGAACACCGCGCCGGTCGCGTTCGGCGCCATGGGCACGCCGGTCGTCACGCTCGCCCAGGTCACCGGGCTGCCGCTGGAGCAGGTGTCGTCGATCGTCGGGCGCCAGACGCCGTTGCTCGCCCTGGTCGTGCCGCTGCTGCTGGTGATCATCGTCGACGGCAAGCGCGGCCTGCGCGACACGTGGCTGCCCGCGCTGGTCTGCGGGGTCGCGTTCGGGCTCGTGCAGTTCCTCGCGTCCAACTACGTCTCGCCGCAGCTGGCCGACATCGGCGCCGCGCTCGCCGGCGCGGCCGCGCTGGTGGCGCTGCCCCAGACCCGCCGTCCGGTGCCCGAAGCCGTCCGCGTCGGGCTGGGCGGGACGACGACCACCGAAGCGCCGCCGGAGGACGCGCGCGGCGACGTCGTGAAGGCGTACCTGCCGTACGCGCTGATCATCGTGATCTTCTCCCTCGCCGTGCTGCCGCCGATCAAGAAGCTGCTCGACAAGGCGACCTGGAAGTTCCGCTGGCCCGGGCTGAACGTGGCCGCGCCGAACGGGAAACCGGTGTCCGGCAACACGTTCTCGCTGCCGTTCCTCAACACCGGCGGCACGCTCGTGCTGATCGCCGGGATCATCACGGCGGCGGTGCTGGCGGTGTCCGCGAGCGGCGCGGTGAGCGAATGGCTGGCGACGGTGAAGGAACTGCGCTTCGCGATCCTCACCGTCACCAGCGTGCTCGCGCTGGCCTACGTGATGAACCTGTCCGGCCAGACCAGCACCATCGGCACGTTCATCGCGGCCGCCGGCGCCGCGCTCGCGTTCCTGTCCCCGGTCCTCGGCTGGTTCGGCGTCGCCGTCTCGGGGTCCGACACGTCGGCCAACGCGCTGTTCGGCGCGCTGCAGGTGACCGCGGCCCACCAGACCGGCCTGCCCGCGGACCTGCTCGCCGCGGCCAACAGCTCCGGCGGGGTGCTCGGCAAGATGGTCTCGCCGCAGAACCTCACCATCGCCTGCGTCGCGGCGAACCTGCCCGGTGAAGAGGGCAAGCTGCTGCGCAAGGTGCTGCCGTGGAGCCTCGGGCTGCTGCTGGTGATGTGCCTGATCGTGTGGGGTCAGAGCACGCCGGTGCTCAGCTGGATGCTGCCATGA
- a CDS encoding alpha-hydroxy acid oxidase, which translates to MTKRRLPKPDELKQLLRPKPIVLNPTDRRLGNAHTIADLRTAARKRTPRAAFDYTDGAAELEDSLLRARQAYRRVEFHPNVLRGVSDVDTTREILGKTSALPFAFAPTGFTRMMQHEGESAVARVAERNGIPMGLSTMATTSIEDLAAAAPGARKWFQLYVWRDHGAGEDLMNRAWEHGFDTLMLTVDTPVGGARLRDVRNGLTIPPALTLKTFLDGATHPAWWFNLLTTEPLNFASLSHFDGTVAELLNKLFDPTLNYDDLDWVRRTWPGKLVVKGVQNVDDARDVVKHGADAVLISNHGGRQLDRAPTPLELLPAVLDEIQGGAEVWIDTGILSGGDIVAAIARGADAVLVGRAFLYGLMAGGERGVQRCVDILRTEMVRTMQLLGVRTLADLKPSHATLR; encoded by the coding sequence GTGACGAAGCGCCGACTGCCGAAGCCGGACGAGCTGAAGCAGCTCCTGCGGCCCAAGCCGATCGTGCTCAACCCGACCGACCGGCGGCTCGGCAACGCGCACACCATCGCCGACCTGCGCACGGCCGCGCGCAAGCGGACCCCGCGGGCGGCCTTCGACTACACCGACGGCGCGGCCGAGCTCGAAGACAGCCTGCTGCGCGCCCGCCAGGCCTACCGGCGGGTCGAGTTCCACCCGAACGTCCTGCGCGGGGTGTCCGATGTGGACACCACGCGCGAGATCCTCGGCAAGACCTCGGCCCTGCCCTTCGCCTTCGCCCCCACCGGTTTCACCCGGATGATGCAGCACGAGGGCGAGAGCGCGGTGGCCCGCGTCGCCGAGCGCAACGGCATCCCGATGGGGCTCTCGACCATGGCGACGACGTCGATCGAGGACCTCGCCGCCGCCGCGCCCGGGGCCCGCAAGTGGTTCCAGCTCTACGTCTGGCGCGACCACGGCGCCGGCGAAGATCTGATGAATCGCGCGTGGGAACACGGCTTCGACACGCTCATGCTGACCGTCGACACCCCGGTCGGCGGCGCCCGGCTGCGCGACGTCCGCAACGGCCTGACCATCCCGCCGGCGCTCACGCTCAAGACGTTCCTCGACGGCGCGACGCACCCCGCGTGGTGGTTCAACCTGCTCACCACCGAGCCGCTGAACTTCGCCTCGCTCAGCCACTTCGACGGCACCGTCGCCGAGCTGCTGAACAAGCTGTTCGACCCGACGCTGAACTACGACGACCTCGACTGGGTGCGCCGCACCTGGCCCGGGAAGCTCGTGGTCAAGGGCGTGCAGAACGTCGACGACGCGCGCGACGTCGTCAAGCACGGCGCCGACGCGGTGCTGATCTCGAACCACGGCGGCCGCCAGCTGGACCGCGCGCCGACGCCCCTGGAGCTGCTCCCGGCGGTGCTCGACGAGATCCAGGGCGGCGCCGAGGTCTGGATCGACACCGGCATCCTGTCCGGCGGCGACATCGTCGCGGCCATCGCCCGCGGGGCCGACGCCGTCCTGGTCGGCCGCGCGTTCCTCTACGGCCTGATGGCCGGCGGCGAGCGCGGCGTCCAGCGCTGCGTGGACATCCTCCGCACGGAGATGGTCCGCACGATGCAGCTGCTGGGCGTCCGCACCCTCGCCGACCTCAAGCCGTCACACGCGACGCTGCGCTGA
- a CDS encoding TetR/AcrR family transcriptional regulator, which produces MARPRSFDQDAVLRAARDQFWATGYAGTKIDDIAAATGLGKGSLYGAFGDKHALFLRVFDDYCTESAEATRRALEGPDSGARQRIRDYVAGIAESTAADRDRRGCMLAKGTAECAEHDEAVAARAQRVFHELREQLTAAVAAAQRAGDIAGDQDPAHLASLLLAVTRGIEALGKGGSSPAELRAIADTALAVLPQP; this is translated from the coding sequence ATGGCACGACCCCGGAGCTTCGACCAGGACGCGGTGCTGCGCGCCGCCAGGGACCAGTTCTGGGCGACCGGTTACGCGGGCACGAAGATCGACGACATCGCCGCCGCGACCGGCCTCGGCAAAGGCAGCCTCTACGGCGCCTTCGGCGACAAGCACGCGCTGTTCCTGCGCGTCTTCGACGACTACTGCACCGAGTCCGCCGAGGCGACGCGCCGCGCGCTCGAAGGTCCCGACAGCGGCGCCCGCCAGCGGATCCGCGACTACGTCGCAGGGATTGCCGAGTCCACAGCGGCCGACCGGGACCGGCGCGGCTGCATGCTCGCGAAGGGCACCGCGGAGTGCGCAGAGCACGACGAAGCCGTCGCGGCCCGCGCCCAGCGCGTCTTCCACGAGCTGCGGGAGCAGCTGACGGCGGCCGTCGCGGCCGCCCAGCGCGCGGGCGACATCGCCGGCGACCAGGACCCGGCCCACCTCGCGAGCCTGCTGCTGGCCGTCACCCGCGGCATCGAAGCCCTCGGCAAAGGCGGTTCGAGCCCCGCCGAACTCCGCGCGATCGCGGACACGGCCCTAGCCGTCCTCCCCCAGCCGTAA
- a CDS encoding nicotinamide mononucleotide transporter family protein gives MNYLLEHGFRVLGQWISIAEFAGQVFALAVVFLAQRRTLWTWPVQVGATVLLFAVYASAHLGGLAARQVAILAISVYGWWAWTRRKDPVFGVVVRQGRLTERLVMLGTFVAGTTVMALVLDALHASWAPWPDAAIFVGTLVAFGAQGAGLVEFWLVWLVVDAIGVPLQISSGLYFSAAIYIVFAGLVVHGWWTWNRSAKQRVAARDHGVMAASS, from the coding sequence GTGAACTACCTGCTGGAACACGGCTTCCGGGTGCTCGGACAGTGGATCTCCATCGCCGAGTTCGCCGGGCAGGTGTTCGCGCTGGCCGTGGTGTTCCTCGCGCAACGTCGCACCCTGTGGACGTGGCCGGTGCAGGTCGGCGCCACCGTGCTGCTGTTCGCCGTCTACGCCTCCGCGCACCTCGGCGGGCTCGCCGCCCGGCAGGTCGCCATCCTCGCCATCTCCGTCTACGGCTGGTGGGCCTGGACGCGCCGCAAGGACCCGGTGTTCGGCGTCGTCGTGCGCCAGGGCCGGCTCACCGAACGGCTCGTCATGCTCGGCACGTTCGTCGCCGGCACCACCGTGATGGCCCTGGTCCTCGACGCGCTGCACGCGTCGTGGGCGCCGTGGCCGGACGCCGCGATCTTCGTCGGCACCCTCGTCGCCTTCGGCGCGCAGGGCGCGGGGCTGGTCGAGTTCTGGCTGGTCTGGCTGGTCGTCGACGCGATCGGCGTGCCGCTGCAGATCTCGTCCGGGCTCTACTTCTCGGCCGCGATCTACATCGTGTTCGCCGGGCTGGTCGTGCACGGCTGGTGGACCTGGAACCGCTCGGCCAAGCAGCGCGTCGCGGCCCGCGACCACGGCGTCATGGCAGCATCCAGCTGA
- a CDS encoding SDR family NAD(P)-dependent oxidoreductase, whose product MTSTLKDKTAVVTGAGTGIGLAIAKRFAAEGAHVFITGRRKEVLDDAVAEIGGSVQAIRADSSNLADLDALYRAVEERGKGLDVVVANSGGGTVAPLGEITEEQVDGTFATNVKGVVFTVQKALPLLNENASIIITGSTTSTRVAPGMSIYAATKAAVRNFARTWALDLKGKGVRVNVLSPGPTRTPGLLGLAEPAAQQAMLDMFEADVPLGRIGDPSEIAGAALFLASPDASFVNGVEFFVDGGQAQV is encoded by the coding sequence GTGACCAGCACACTGAAGGACAAGACGGCCGTCGTGACCGGCGCCGGGACCGGCATCGGGCTCGCCATCGCGAAGCGGTTCGCGGCCGAAGGCGCGCACGTGTTCATCACCGGGCGGCGCAAGGAGGTCCTCGACGACGCCGTCGCCGAGATCGGCGGCAGCGTGCAGGCGATCCGCGCCGACTCCTCGAACCTCGCCGACCTCGACGCGCTCTACCGGGCCGTCGAAGAGCGCGGGAAGGGCCTCGACGTCGTCGTCGCCAACTCCGGCGGCGGCACCGTCGCCCCGCTCGGCGAGATCACCGAGGAGCAGGTCGACGGCACGTTCGCCACGAACGTCAAGGGCGTCGTCTTCACCGTGCAGAAGGCCTTGCCGCTGCTCAACGAGAACGCGTCGATCATCATCACGGGCTCGACGACGTCGACGCGCGTGGCGCCGGGCATGAGCATCTACGCCGCGACGAAGGCCGCCGTCCGCAACTTCGCGCGGACCTGGGCGCTCGACCTGAAGGGCAAGGGCGTCCGCGTGAACGTCCTCAGCCCGGGACCGACGCGCACCCCGGGCCTGCTCGGCCTGGCCGAGCCCGCCGCCCAGCAGGCGATGCTCGACATGTTCGAGGCCGACGTCCCGCTCGGCCGGATCGGCGACCCGTCCGAGATCGCCGGCGCGGCACTGTTCCTGGCCTCACCCGACGCCAGCTTCGTCAACGGCGTCGAATTCTTCGTCGACGGCGGCCAGGCGCAGGTCTGA